The DNA window TAGTTTAGCTGATTTCAAGCAATAGTATAAATAATCAGGTCTATCTTTTGTTGGATATACAATACTAAATTTGGGATTCATTTTTAGTGCAAAAGATTAATTGATTATCCTATCCAATATTTGTTGACTCGCATACCCGTTCCCGTAAAGATTGTGGGTGTAATTTCCACAAGAGTTGGCAAGAATCATTTTGATATTTTCTAAATCCTCCCAGACCAAAGTATTCCAACCACCTTTCAATGTTTCAATCCATTCTGTTTCACTTCGAACAGTAATGCATTTTTTCTTGAGTATATAGGCCTCTTTTTGAATTCCGCCACTGTCAGTAATAACCGCAACTGATTGATTCATTGCGTTTAAATTGTCAAAATAAGATAAGGGGTCATTGAATTGTATATTAATAAAATTTTTATCTGATAATCCGGATTTTATCTTTTGTTGTGTTCTTGGATGAACATAAAAGTGAACAGGGGTTTCTAATTGGTTCAGCGCTTCTAAAATTGAATTTAAACGAGGTAATTCATCTGTATTATAAGGTCTGTGCAAAGTTACATATATATAGTTGGATTGCACGTCCTGTATGATATTGTTCTCTTTGGCTATTCTTATCATATCGCACATAACATCACCGGTATTGAATACACCTTGTATTATTCCTTCTTTTTTCAAATTTTCTGTGGCTGAATCACTTGGTACAAACAGAAGACTGGCTACATGGTCTGTTAACACCCGGTTGATTTCTTCTGGCATATTGCGATTATAACTTCTTAATCCAGCTTCGACATGTATAACAGGTATTTTAAGTTTTGAAGCTACCAAGGCTCCTGCAAGTGTGGAATTAGTATCTCCATAAACCAATACCATATCCGGGTTTTCTTTTAAAACAATTCGTTCAATTTCAATCATCATCCTTCCGGTCATGTCCCCGTGATTGCCACCACCGGCATTTAACTGGTAATCAGGCTTTTTCATCCCTAGTTCATCAAAAAAAATCTGACTCATTTTGTAATCATAATGTTGACCAGTATGAACGGTAACCAGGTTCGCCAATCCCTGGGACGCCAATTCAATGGGGGCATGCTTAATAAACTGGGGTCTGGCTCCGATAATTGAGATAATTTTTTTCATGCATTTTTTAATTCCTGAGTTTCCTTAATCTTCATTGCTTCTATCTATCTTTGAAATATTGTGAAATTATCCAATAAATCAATTTATTGCAAAATTATAAATTATTCGAGCCTACTCAAAAATTATATCTTGAGAATTGGAAACATTTCAGATAATTTTATTTTCTATTGATTTTGAGTGAATTTAAGAATTTTATTTGATATCATATTAAATAAATTTATAATATCTTTCGAGGGCTTTAAAATTGAAATGCTGATCACAAAAATTAAAGTCCATACAATTCCTTTTACCAAAATATTTAGAACCGCTGAACTGTGTAAATGGTGTAAGACTTTTATATTAATTATATCTGCCGTGAAATAACAAATTGATGCTGTTAGCACAACACTTAATACGGCAACTAAAGTCGATTTGGTAAAAGGTTGTAGGCCAAATTTTATTCTTATAAAATAATATCGGGCAGTGTTAAATAAAATTAGACTTAGCAAACCTGAAACAGCTACTCCGAATATTCCGAATCGACTAATAAAAAAGTAGTTTGAGAATATACAGAAAATTGAAATTACCATCAAACTATAAAAGTTGAACAAATAGTGCTTTGAATAGGCGATAATTTCAGAATTACATCCCGTAATCATGTCAATTATTCTCCCGAATCCAAAGAACATTATAATGTAAAAGGCCTTATCATATCCTTGGTTTTGTGGTAAAAATTGTATAAAATCATCAAAACAATATATGATCCCACCAAATATAAATGAACCTATCAGAAAATTATTTAAGGAAGTTTGCTTATAATATCTATCCACAGACTCCCAATCTTTGTGTCGGATAGCCCTGGATAAAAGGGGCATTACTACTGCAAGAATGGAATTGTATGGAACAGACATAATTCCTATAATGTAGTAACCAATGTTAAATATCGCAACATCATGTTGACCATTGATTGCACCCAACATAAGTGTATCTATGTAACTTATAATTGTGGAAAATGAGTTTCCCAATATTCCGATTAGACCAAAAATTAATATCTTTTTGTAAAGTCTCTTTGTAAGGGTACTGATTGTAAAACTAATCTTAAGTTTGTCTAGATAAATGATATAAGCCCAAACCAACGCTGCAGAAAGTCCGACCAAAACAGTAAAGCTTATAA is part of the Candidatus Vicinibacter affinis genome and encodes:
- the wecB gene encoding UDP-N-acetylglucosamine 2-epimerase (non-hydrolyzing), encoding MKKIISIIGARPQFIKHAPIELASQGLANLVTVHTGQHYDYKMSQIFFDELGMKKPDYQLNAGGGNHGDMTGRMMIEIERIVLKENPDMVLVYGDTNSTLAGALVASKLKIPVIHVEAGLRSYNRNMPEEINRVLTDHVASLLFVPSDSATENLKKEGIIQGVFNTGDVMCDMIRIAKENNIIQDVQSNYIYVTLHRPYNTDELPRLNSILEALNQLETPVHFYVHPRTQQKIKSGLSDKNFINIQFNDPLSYFDNLNAMNQSVAVITDSGGIQKEAYILKKKCITVRSETEWIETLKGGWNTLVWEDLENIKMILANSCGNYTHNLYGNGYASQQILDRIIN
- a CDS encoding polysaccharide biosynthesis C-terminal domain-containing protein; protein product: MGIIRSQSIRSTFFIYISMVIGYFNLIILMPQYFSGEEIGMTRTIIVLALVLTQFSDLGATNIIYRFFSLYQRQKAKDFLILVLAIPLGGFLVVSSISFIFEEQLFGTFYSKCPPLKQFGFLIYSTTFFTLLASLGGHYCAVHLKTVIPRTVNELVPRLGNTVLILCYGYKLIDFSTYFISFTVLVGLSAALVWAYIIYLDKLKISFTISTLTKRLYKKILIFGLIGILGNSFSTIISYIDTLMLGAINGQHDVAIFNIGYYIIGIMSVPYNSILAVVMPLLSRAIRHKDWESVDRYYKQTSLNNFLIGSFIFGGIIYCFDDFIQFLPQNQGYDKAFYIIMFFGFGRIIDMITGCNSEIIAYSKHYLFNFYSLMVISIFCIFSNYFFISRFGIFGVAVSGLLSLILFNTARYYFIRIKFGLQPFTKSTLVAVLSVVLTASICYFTADIINIKVLHHLHSSAVLNILVKGIVWTLIFVISISILKPSKDIINLFNMISNKILKFTQNQ